TCGAAAGGGGTACGCCAAAGTACCCTCAATGTGTTGCGTACTTTTACGTGAGAAAgaaattactttttttttatcGAGAAATGACCCACCAAGTGTTTAAAGAGAGGCTACGTTTAGCGTTTAGTAGTACCCTTTCTCAAATATCCAACAACTTGACAAGATTCTCGTAAGCATCGGCGGCTGCTTTGTTCTTCGCagtcattttctttttcttgtagTTTCCTTTGCCAATTAACTCATTATCTTTATATATTTCGATATCTCCTGTTTCAATCCACAAGCTTTTGTATTCTAGCGTGATCCCCATCTTTTGGCACGTTTCATTCAACTTCATCACCGGGTTCAAACTAAGGTTTTCCGGTGTCGTCAAAGGTTGCAACAGATTCTTCACAACCTGTAAACAACGTTGTTTAATCAAGTCAACGGGATCCATCAAGATCAATATGATCAATGATTAATTTACGTACCTCCCATGTCTCGTCCATCGATAAATCAGTATCGACATAGACCGCCCCAACTACAGCTTCGACAATGTCAGCGAGTATTTTAGGAGAGTTAATCAAACCATGAGAATGCATCGGGTATTCTTTGATTCCTTCCATAAGTTCTTGTACCTATAAATGTTAATTTTAACGAATGAATATTAAATAGTAacattagccgttcaaaaaaagaaaagaaatattaaatagttagtaATTAGTACCcgttcttttaatgaaggatcaTCGTGTTTGAGAAACCTATGTAAGCCGTGTTTTAATGCAACACGAGCCAAGGCTTCGGTGTCGACATTGGCTGCGCGCAACCGAGTCAACTCACCAGAGTTCATTTTCGGGTAAGAAAAGTAATGTTCTTTGGCGAACATAAGATTCAAAACCGAGTCTCCAAGGTACTCAAGCCGCTCGTAAGATATTTGAGATTCCTCGTCTTTAAAAGAGTTGTGAGTAAAGGCTTCGTTTAGTAAGTCTTTGTTTTTGAACTTGTATCCAATGATTGTCTCCACTTCCTTGAGACTCGGCAATAACGAGTTGTTTGACTCAGTGATGGAATCGTTCATTTGTTCCAACAACCTCCAACCTTCCTATCTGACTTAATTCTCTTGGTAGGACAAGTATTGGGCAGgggtgtgtgtgtatatatatagagagagagagaaaggagagaGACATATATAAATAGCAAAAACGAAATTCTATAtttagaaaaaatatatatatagcaaAAAAGTTATATACACCTATGATGACGTTTAGCTACTGAAAAGTTACTCTTTGAAATTTTCGCATATGATCTCTTTCCTGTTCTAGTATCAGACAAATTATACGGTGTGGTTTTTACTCGACCAAAGTATCTTGTACGCTTTTCATCATCTTATTCTAGGGATGAGAAATTTACATCAAATATTGGTACCGAGTAGGGGTGtaaaacgaaccaaacgtttaACGAATAGTTTATAAATTGTTTGACgagttcgtttgtgtttgttcgtttattaaacaaacgaacacgaacaaaaaaatttgtttatatagttaaatgaacgaacataaacagaGGTTGTgctcgttcatttatgttcgtgaacgttcggtaacgtgttcgattgtgttcgatagttcactagtgttttcagtttttatattttatttaaatacttcaaaattcggacaaataaaatatttaataagtgtcagtgtattatattatatattttgttcatgaacgttTTTTTGTGTTCCTTTGTTTtaatttgtgttcatgaacattagtttgtgctcatttgtgtttaTCACGTTCATTGCCtaaaattaataaacaaacacaaacgaacacgaacacgttcatttccttaacaaacgaacacaaacataaaatctcaTTCGGTAGGTGTttatgaacgaacacgaacaacgtcatgttcgtgttcgttcagttcgttTGCAACCCTAGTACCGACCGAACATATATGGTACGGTATTCGGTTTTGACTTTAACTCAATTTTGTTATCGGTATGGTACCAGTTCAGAACTTTTTCTGGTAACGTACAACACAGCTACCAACTGAACATATACGGTATAATTATTGGGTTTATGATGTGATGGATTCATCATAGTTTACACTTGAGTTTTACAAGGGAAAAAACCTTATTATCATCTCCCTTCAATACCCCTTCAAAATATTACCTCATTCTCCAAATGTATTACCTTTATTCTATCGAGCATAGTATCAGTTAGTTATATAAACTTACAATCCAGGTTGTTTCTTGTAGTTTTCGCCATTGGGATTGCTCTCATTTAGTCATTTGTAAGTAAAATAAAATAGAATTTATAATGAGATCATATTAAAGATAaatacattttttatttttaataataaggatgtgtttatttcatgttacCTTATGGTTGATTAGTAATTATAACTTGGATTAAACATTTTTGAACGGCCgatttaaatatttaataaccTTAATTGAGATTATAGATTGCctttattatgttttttttaacagCAAGTGGAACCTCACATAATTgctactcaaaaaaaaaaaaaaaaaaaaaaaaaaaaaaaaaaaaaaaaaaaaaccataattgCTACTCAAATTGTCAcatcttcaaaacttgtttagaTCTTCCATTAATAAATTATAATAGACTTGACTCAGTCAATACATAAATTAAAAGGATTTGACTCGGTCGATAGCTTGTAATGCTATAAGAAAACATAATTGATAAGAATTTTCTTTAACAACCATTtgtaaaaatacaagaaaacaacAATGCAGTTGTTGTTATACTGTAACATTCTAGATAAATTCATATTAGTCAATTACGTAAGAGATACAAACCACAAAAGGaatgtttgaccttaaataaATTCTAATAAGTTGCATTGAATATGGATAAAATGAAACTTCACAGTAAAACATATTTAAGTAATAACAATTCATAATAAGGAACAAATATGTAAAATTAGACAATATCCATCGCAATAACAGGATGGATGGATGGCAGGCAggtatagatagatagatagatagatagatagatagataggaTGCAGGCAGATAAATAGATAAGGGAGAGTTTAATTGAGAACGTTAAATATcacgagaaccgtgagaacgaacaaaaaatctcaaaaacttgaccaaaaacaattcaaattcaaattttattttcacacttatcattattatacAAATACAATATTACAAATTAAAtgtacacgtttaaatttacatgTGTTCATCACATGTATAAAAAACTTAtcaagagtgattttgaaagaaaagataaattatttaaagagtaaattcttcttttaatgttgtattttaattataaTAAGGTTTGCATTAAAAAATGATTTTCTCATTCgttctcatggttctcgcaatatttagagTTCTCAAGATAACTCtcccctatatgtatatatattggGTTGgattcatttcagaactctaaataattgcagaactttcagaactaCTAATAAAcaatgattatatatatatatatatataggtaaagtgtaggatacaaatcccctaatcgtacattatgtacgcgatgTCTGCAGCCATACACGTGTCTTGATTCAATTTAATTAGATAAGGGTATATCAGACATTCTGTTCAAACATCTGAGGGTTAATCAGGGAATTCCGTCAACAAGGAAGCAGATTACAAGTTCGTTTCATAACCGTCCATCTAATTCTTGTTCGTATCAATTCGATTTGTAGGTTTTTTTATTGATTCCTGTACCGAACACAGATTAGCGATTCCGAAAATGCTGGATTCGTCATTTAGGATGTTTGTTTTGGGTTTTTCATCATAGGGTTACGGATGAGGTTTGGGTTTTATTTGATTTGAAGGTATTTTCATTTTATTAGATTGTAACGAGGTTGAAGATAAGATGTTTCTAGTTTTAGTTGTTGAGTTTATCATATCGCATGTGTTGTTTTAAATATCGCATGTTGTGTTTTTAACATATCCCAGGTATTTTAAGAATGGATCATATGAATAATTTCGCATGTTTAAGTTGGACATTTCTCACACAATgaagtttaatatttaatttcGCATGTTTAAGTTGGACATTTCGCAGACTAGAAAGTATTTAACATATTTAGCTCTATATTTCACACGCTTTAAAAGTAATTATATGTATTTTCGCACACTGTGTTTTataattcagttcaataattcaaatcaaataattcagttcaataattgatttcaataattcatatcaataattttttagtccttttttcttttattatatagtttatcTTTTTATCACCATTTCAAACATCCTATTAAAAATGGCAGACCTACCAACATCACCTTCTTCTGAATCAAGTATCAAGCAGTCTTAGAGAAAAATGATTCAGGAACAAATTCAAGAGGATCGATCATGTCAAGAGATGTTGGAAACCAACATTTCTCGTGTAACAGAAAACATGAAGAGAAGACAAGAAATTATGAACTTGCTATCTCAGATGCAAGTGAGTAGTCTTCAAGAAATTGCTGTTATATTCATGGTTGATCTGGGTGAGAGGGATGAGAAGCAGTTGAAAGAGTTGGCGGATGCAATAACTATCTTAAGATGCTCGATGAAGATGAAAATggagtttctttcatcttttgaatgaactttgtttattttagtgctttattttaataaaacattCAAGTTTTGCATGTTTCATTAAATTCGCATGTTGTGTTATGGAATGGATTTTTGATTTCGCATGTTTATATTccccattttgcatattttaagCAATTCAATGtcaaacatgcgattttatacATAATATATGCGAATTTAAAAACATTAATGTTATCTAACAAGTCTAAATATTCAATAGAAATCCAACATCAAACAAGTTTACTAGTCTTTTCTAATAAATGCTCTCAACCTACCTGGAATTATTTTCTCCAAATCTTTCATATACTTTTCTTTGTCTGACCTTTTATCGAAAGCATTTGCCAATTTAATTACTTTTTCACGATGCACATTGTGTTCGGATAGAATGATTTTACTTAGATATCTGTGCCTCaggagatgaagttgtgaattcTGTCTGTTGTTTACTTCATTTTCTTTCACAAACCCAGTCACCCATGGTGTTTTCTCTCCTTTGTATGTTTCCATGTGACGCATCATAAACACTCCACAGTCTACGCCGTTATTCTCCGTCCTCCAATTCATCTCTTTTCTTTCTATCTCTGATGTTTCAAGTTCTTCTATAGCTGGTGTTGGTTTTAAAGCCTTTTGTAGGTATAAAACCAATACCTTTCTCTGTAACATAGCAACATTGTGTCAGTAGCTTTTACATAAAATATAACATGTATATGAAGAAGTTTTTGTATTACCAGTCTATCTGGAAGCCCCTTGTATCTATCCTTAAACTCTTGTTCAGCGGCTGAATTGTCAATCAGCTCAATTTTCCGGTTTTCAAGTGGAAGCACAAGACATAGAAGTGGTCACCTTGAAGTACCGGAATAAACACCAAGTCAACCGAATCAAGTTTTTTACCTCATATTTTAGTATGATGTCTTCAAAATTTGAGGCAATTACGTTTAGACGTTTGTCGTCTGTGTATTTCTCCTCGTCGTACATGATATCCGGCTATATGTTATGTAATTAGAATCAAAGTTAAGTAATTTATTAAAAGGTATTTAAACATGCGAAATTAGTATGTGCAAAATAATGTGTGAAAATTTTCACATGCGAATTGTATGTATACCGTATGCGAAATTACAATAGTATGCGAAATGTTGTTTTTTGTTTTCATAGTAAAACTATCTAATATTCTATATGCGATTTAAATATAATTAGTATGCGAAATCATTGATTATTCATTTTATGTTTCAATTTCAAATGCCAATATGTTTAGAAAATCATACCATCATTGTGCTAAACAAGTAGAGTCTGTATGGTGATGATTTTCTATCCCTCTTCTTCTCTTCAAGGTTTAGAACATCCACAAATACATCTATTCCGTTTGATGCTACGTACTGACCCCTGTAGAAGCTTTCAAAGATACCTTTGACCGTGTGAACCCCAGTTTTTGATTGGTAAAGTTCATCCCTGCCAGgcaaaaattaaataattaatattttgagTGTATATATTTAGATGTTTGTTAGCTGATATAACCATTTTACTTACTCTATGTTTGCAAATGTAGCAAATGTATATCGGATTACACTCAATTCTTGATTCAAGAGTGCTTCGTGCATGTTTACCACTCTGTTGCAGAAAGGGGAACAAAATGCATCTCCAAGCTCTGCAAATCTTTTCTCAGCTCGAATTTTGGCTGCTTCTATTGTCTTATAAAGGAGTTCATTTAACCCCTTTGGTATAACgtgttttggaacttgttttggCTTTGAGTTTTTTCTCCCCCTAGCTGGTTTTTTTCCCTTATTTTCTTCCAGGCTGGGTCCCAGGCTCAAAAGCGACTCAACTGATTGCAATTCCTCAGCCGTCACCTGAGGGCATtcaacttttgttttcttctcaaCTTCGATACCCGAATCAGTTTGTTGAGGGTCTTTTTGTGTAGTTTCTCATAAAGAAACTACTTCCACTTCTGGCTCTTTTTCTTGAACTTTTTCTTGAATGTTTTGTGTAGATTCTGCCAAGTTCACTGTTTCTTCGATAACAGTTTCGTTTTCACCACTTTCTGCAGGCCAGAGTaagttaaaaaatataatattttgtttttttcttatttttttccTAATATAAAGAGTTTTTTACCTTTGACAGGTGGTTTGTAAGCGTATACACCCGTTTCGAAAGTTTGAATGTTTGCAATAAGGGTGTCTGTCACTCCTCCATCATCTTTATTTGTCAATCCTTCATCATCTGGCTGCAGTACCCATATAGATAGAAATTTCTGAATTTTAATACATCAGAATCAAAATCGCATGGCATACATGACATTGTATGCGAAATCAAATGTGAAGTGTATGCATGAAATCACATGTGTTTTTTTAAGGTATCGCATGTGTATAGGAAATGGTGATTTTTACATAAAATCGCATGTGTTAatttgaaatcgcatgttttaCCTTCTGTTGCCATTTGTTCCAAAACATTGGATATTACTTGTAGAGCTTCTTCATTCTGTCTACTTTCTTCGTTTGTAATATCTCCATGCTGAAGTTCAGAAGCTGCATTTTCAGGCTGTTGATGAACATCAGAGGGTGCAGTTTCATGTTCTTGAACCGAATCAGGAGGCACACAAATGGGATTATTCCTAAGTGTCTCATCCCACTGCTTACAGGCCTCCATAATCTCCGGATCCCAAAAACACTTGGTTCTTGCTTCTGAAACTAAGTTGTTCATCCCTTGAACATCTTGAAccattttaatgtattttttgaCATTGGCTTTCATTTTTTTCAACAGGTTCTGTAATATTTTTTGAGTTAAGATACTATcaatccagatgttaaaaataaatGGATTAAGTGAAATTAATATTTTTTGCGCTTACCTTTTTGTTGATTTTCGAAGCCTCTCGATCTCGTTCATGGGCTGTATCGTAGATAACCGATGGTGAAAGTGGAACAGGAGTGTTGCAATAGTCCATCATTTTCTGTGTCTGTGTTCCAACTCCCATCTCAAGGTTCAACTGAGACATTTCATTGAGTTCAAAACTGAAATCCATCATATCATCAGTGTTCTCGTTATCGTTTGGGTCTTCCTCGGTTTCTACGTTTTGTACTGCACGTGCAGTCCTTCTTTTGTAGCTTATTGTGGTGTCAACGGGTGGTCGTAGTGTATACTCCTCCATTGAACGACCCTCTTCGTTTTCATTTTCACTCTCATTTGCTGTCCACACAGGTCCGTTATCCGAAATATGCTCTTCGACTTTATCAATCTCCAAAGATGTGGTATAACGAATAACTGGTATCTCCACGACTTTCTCAAACAGTTTAAGCCTCTTGTTGTACTCATGCGTGTATAGAAGCTGTATAAATCGCAAGAtcaaacaaaattatttttaaaatcgcatgtatCATTTAATTATATAACAAAACAAACTAGTCTTTTAAATATGTTATCAAATGTAGTAATGCATACCGTAAGAAAGGCAACAGGTCCCACGAACTGTATTTTACAGTTCTTCCAGCCCGCTCGTGTACGACGCAAAGTGTCAAGTAGATATGAGCACCAATCTAAATTATGTATGTCCTCAACAGCCTCTACACCAAGCAAACATCTATCATTTGCAGTTGTTGCCTTTGTAATCTCCGCAAAGAACGTCATCCAGTACACCAAGAAATTTAATCTAAACAGGCTCCCCCCATGTCTTTGATTATCCATTGCAGTTGCAATTAAGCCATGGGTAATTCTCGTGTTTTCCCCCTATTAGCTGATGAATGTATCCCTGACAACATTTCCCGGTTCTTTACTCTTTTCAATTTTCTCCACCTTTTTAACTTTTCTCTTATCGACTATTATTTCAACTTGCTTTGGCCCCTTTGGTATTCCAAATACCTCATAAACTGTGTCCGATGCAATTTTTATTTGGTGTCTACCTACGTTTAGTGTATCGAACATCTCGTCAAAGTTTCTTGCTAGCCAATATGCCAAACGTCTTGAAATATGGTTGATATTCATATCTAGAATAGCTCCAAATCCCATATTCTTCACCTCATCAACctgtttttttgaaaaaattttcaCAATATCCATATACGAGTTAGGTTGACATCTTAACAGTATTGCTTCGTTGCTGTATTCGAAGAAATCCCTGTGTTCTGTTCTAGGTGGTTCCACCTATTTTGAAGGTTTTTTTGTTTGTATCTTAGATTTCCTGTCATCTTTCTTCTTTTTCGGTGGTGGCTTAACAAAGTCATCCTCCTCTGAACTTTCTTCAACAATCCttctttttctatttttgttaacttttttcAATGTTGATATTGAGTcttcaaagtcatcatcagaATCTATTTCTACAAAATCGCATGCTATCAGTAAAAAACACTACGAAATCGCATGTATCAGTTAATCATGTACAAAATCATTAAGTTGATAAAATCGCATGAATCCGTTATCAATTCGCATGTATTAGTTAAGCATTACCAAAACTAGCTAATCTTATAAATCGCATGCTTTAGACAaaaaaacttttataaaattGCATGTATAATTTAAGCATATAACAAAACTAACTAATCATATAAAATCACATGGAGTATTTATAAATTCGCATGCACAACCTAACCTAAGACAAAAACCTTCAACAAACAAAACTTAACATATAAAATCGCATTTGTAATACAAAACCCTCTATAATATCGCACATATATCAGTTAACCACTAACAAAACTGCATAATCATACAAAACCTAATAAAAAACCATACCAGACATAAACCCTAACCAAATCGTAGTTATGAACAATAAGTAATCTTATAAAACTATAGGTTTCAGTCAAAAaccttaataaacaaacaaaatcacATATGTCATTAAGTCCATGTATATCCCACTATAAAATCGCAAATGTCAATCGATACCTCGATTCATCTTCTTCGCCTGTGGTCTGTCGTTGTTGGCTTTGCTCCGTTTCTCAAAACTAATGAATCTTCGTTGAATCGCAACGGTAAGTAGTAGGGAACTTGGGGGAAGGATAATGCAATGTTGATTTTGGGTTTACGGTATGATTGTGAGTTATTGTTTGCTGATTATCAGGGGTTTTGATTTCGCAatggacgattttaaccttggcggtttcatttatttattttaatttgattaatttaatagtTAAACACGCGTTTTAAATGAGATGATCTGACGGTGTGGTtatagcgtacataatgtacgattagaggatttgtatgataaccggcccctctctctctctatatatatatatatgtacgatTAGGGGATTTGTATGATAAAcaacctctatatatatatatatatatatatatatatagggtaatgctagataaaaaaccctaaaattcttagaaaactctgaaactcaaatgggaagccatttttacccaacctcccgacatttttttttttgaaaaaaattacacatgtaatatacat
This is a stretch of genomic DNA from Helianthus annuus cultivar XRQ/B chromosome 16, HanXRQr2.0-SUNRISE, whole genome shotgun sequence. It encodes these proteins:
- the LOC110915969 gene encoding ribonuclease 3-like protein 3, coding for MNDSITESNNSLLPSLKEVETIIGYKFKNKDLLNEAFTHNSFKDEESQISYERLEYLGDSVLNLMFAKEHYFSYPKMNSGELTRLRAANVDTEALARVALKHGLHRFLKHDDPSLKERVQELMEGIKEYPMHSHGLINSPKILADIVEAVVGAVYVDTDLSMDETWEVVKNLLQPLTTPENLSLNPVMKLNETCQKMGITLEYKSLWIETGDIEIYKDNELIGKGNYKKKKMTAKNKAAADAYENLVKLLDI